One Chelonoidis abingdonii isolate Lonesome George chromosome 17, CheloAbing_2.0, whole genome shotgun sequence DNA segment encodes these proteins:
- the FEZF2 gene encoding fez family zinc finger protein 2, producing the protein MASSAAVETVMPSACPRHDGRSGASNPSKTLAFSIERIMAKSAEPKPAFEPRPGGLEAEPNKKSLGLCPPLPCVLPIPPLAYEAHPKALLGYSELWKGSALRGPAGLCKATCGMCCKTELGLGHSLLPAGRLIKPQAVSQAAGMPGQGSVFYFNYLDSAYPSELLPGQLFPSSLLGAQPPAGLPAHHKLLLLESAKLAGLAPDKFPSAQYPHKERLPGQLDQVMKENTALAGERNGVKSHSKVSSSADGKPKNFTCEVCGKVFNAHYNLTRHMPVHTGARPFVCKVCGKGFRQASTLCRHKIIHTQEKPHKCNQCGKAFNRSSTLNTHIRIHAGYKPFVCEFCGKGFHQKGNYKNHKLTHSGEKQYKCTICNKAFHQIYNLTFHMHTHNDKKPFTCGTCGKGFCRNFDLKKHVRKLHDTATPTKELSRSLQS; encoded by the exons ATGGCGAGCTCGGCGGCCGTGGAAACGGTCATGCCCTCCGCCTGCCCGCGCCACGACGGCAGGAGCGGAGCCTCCAACCCCTCCAAGACGCTGGCCTTCTCCATCGAGAGGATCATGGCCAAGAGCGCCGAGCCCAAGCCGGCCTTCGAGCCCAGGCCAGGCGGACTGGAGGCCGAGCCGAACAAGAAGAGCCTGGGCCTGTGCCCGCCGCTGCCGTGCGTGCTGCCCATCCCGCCGCTGGCCTACGAGGCGCACCCCAAGGCGCTGCTCGGCTACTCGGAGCTCTGGAAGGGCAGCGCCCTGCGGGGCCCGGCCGGGCTGTGCAAAGCCACCTGCGGCATGTGCTGCAAGACGGAGCTGGGCCTCGGGCACTCGCTGCTGCCGGCCGGCCGCCTGATCAAGCCCCAGGCCGTCAGCCAGGCGGCCGGGATGCCCGGCCAGGGCTCCGTGTTCTACTTCAACTACCTGGACTCCGCGTACCCCTCCGAGCTGCTCCCGGGCCAGCTCTTCCCTTCCAGCCTGCTGGGCGCGCAGCCCCCGGCCGGCCTCCCAGCGCACCACAAACTCCTCCTGCTGGAGAGCGCCAAGCTGGCCGGGCTGGCGCCGGACAAGTTCCCCAGCGCCCAGTACCCGCACAAGGAGCGGCTCCCCGGCCAGCTGGACCAGGTGATGAAGGAGAACACGGCTCTGGCCGGGGAGAGGAACGGGGTGAAAAGCCACAGCAAAGTCAGCAGCTCCGCCGACGGGAAGCCCAAGAACTTCACCTGCGAAGTGTGTGGCAAG GTCTTCAATGCCCATTACAACTTAACTCGCCACATGCCGGTCCACACGGGGGCCAGGCCGTTCGTCTGCAAAGTTTGTGGCAAGGGCTTCCGGCAGGCCAGCACCCTGTGCAGACACAAAATTATCCACACGCAG GAAAAACCTCACAAATGTAACCAATGCGGCAAAGCTTTCAACAGAAGCTCCACGCTAAACACGCACATTAGAATCCACGCGGGCTATAAACCTTTCGTGTGTGAATTTTGCGGGAAGGGATTTCAccaaaaag GAAACTACAAGAACCATAAATTGACTCACAGCGGCGAGAAGCAGTACAAATGCACCATCTGCAACAAAGCCTTTCACCAGATCTATAACTTAACTTTCCACATGCACACTCACAACGACAAGAAACCCTTCACGTGCGGCACCTGCGGCAAAGGCTTTTGcagaaactttgatttaaagaaGCACGTCCGAAAGCTACACGACACCGCGACCCCTACAAAAGAGCTGTCCAGGAGTTTGCAAAGCTAA